In Pseudomonas abieticivorans, the genomic window CGGTAAAGCCACGCCCCACGAAATGCGTGCGCAGGTGTTCGCGAAGCTCGATGTCGTCTTCGATCAGCAGCAGTTGGATGGGGTATTGATGAGAACTGTTCACAATAGTGACAGTATCTCATTTGCTTCACAGGGCGGCAATGCCGCCTGCGAGCAGGCGGCGCCGTAGGGCTCAGCGACGAACCAGTAACACACCCGACTCCATGTGGTGGGTGTAGGGGAACTGGTCGAACAGGGCGCAACGCTCGATGCGGTGGGTGTCGTGCAGTTGGGCGATGTTGGCGGCCAGGGTTTCCGGGTTGCAGGAGATGTACAGGATATTGTCGAAACGCCGGGTCAGTTCGCAGGTGTCCGGGTCCATGCCGGCACGCGGTGGGTCGACGAACACGCTGCCAAATTCGTAGCTTTTCAGGTCAATGCCCTGCAAGCGGCGGAACGGGCGTACTTCGTTCAGCGCTTCGGTCAGCTCTTCGGCGCTCAGGCGCACCAGGGTGACGTTATCCACCTGGTTGTCGGCCAGGTTGTTCAGCGCCGCGTTCACCGAGGTCTTGCTGATTTCGGTGGCCAGTACCTTGCGCACCCGGGTGGCCAGGGGCAGGGTGAAGTTGCCGTTGCCGCAATACAGTTCCAGCAGGTCGTCCTGGCGCTCGCCCAAGGCTTCATAGGCCCAGTTGAGCATCTTCTGGTTGACCGTGCCGTTGGGCTGGGTGAAGGCGCCCTCGGGTTGCTGGTAACTGAAAGTGCGCCCGGCCACGTCGAGTTTTTCCACGGCGAAATCGCGGCCGATGACCACGCGCTTGCCCTTGGAACGGCCGATGATGCTCACGCTCAGCTCACTGGCCAACTGCTCGGCGGCGGCCTGCCAGTGCTCGTCCAGCGGGCGGTGGTAGCACAGGGTAACCATCGCATCGCCAGCCAGGGTGGTCAGGAACTCCACCTGGAACAGCTTGTTGCTCAGGGCCGCATTGCCTTGCCATGCCGATTTGAGCTTGGGCATCAATTCATTGATGCGCAGGCTTGCGATCGGGAAGTCCTCGATCAGGATCGGCACGTGCTTCTCGCCCGGGGCGAACATGGCGTAATGGCGCTGGCCGTCTTGCCGCCACAGGCGGAATTCGGCACGCAGGCGGTAATGCTCGCGCGGCGAGTCGAACACCGCAGGCTCCGGTGCGTCGAAGGGGGCCAGCAAATCGCGCAGGCGCGCGACCTTGGCGTCCAGTTGACGGCTGTAGTCAGCCGGGTCCAGAACCGTACTCATGCGTTGAACCAGCCCAACTTGATAACGAACAAAATCGACAGAATGATCAGCGCCGGGTTCAGGTCGCGCAGGCGGCCCGACAACAGCTTGATCATCGTCCAGGAAATGAAGCCGAAAGCGATACCGTTGGCGATCGAATAGGTGAACGGCATGGCCAGGGCAGTGATCACCACGGGTGCGGCTTCGGTGATGTCGTCCCAGTTGATTTCAGCCAGGCCCGACATCATCAACACGGCGACGAACAGCAACGCTGGCGCGGTGGCGAAGGCCGGCACGCTGCCGGCCAGCGGGGCGAAAAACAGCGCCAGCAGGAACAGAATGGCCACCACCACGGCGGTCAGGCCCGTGCGGCCACCGGCGCTCACGCCCGCCGCCGACTCGATGTAGCTGGTTGTGGTGGACGTGCCCAGCAGGGAACCGGCCATGGCCGCGGTGCTGTCAGCGATCAGTGCGCGGCCCATTTTTGGCATGTGGCCGTCCTTGCCCATCAGGCCTGCGCGCTTGGCGACGCCGATCAGGGTGCCGGAGTTGTCGAACAGGTCGACGAACAGGAACGCGAAGATCACGCTGACCAGGCCGATGTCCAGGGCGCCCTTGATGTCCAGTTGCAGGAAGGTCGGTGCCAGCGAAGGCGGCATCGACATCACGCCGCCGAACGGGCTGAAGCCGGCCAGGATCGAGATGATGGTCACGGCCAGGATGCCGATCAGCACCGCGCCACGCACTTTCAGCGCTTCCAGGGCAACGATCACGGCAAAGCCTACGGCCGCCAGGATCGGCGCCGGTTGCTTGAGGTCGCCTAGGCCCACCAGGGTGGCCGGGTTGCCGACCACGATGCCGGCGTTGTGCAGGGCGATCAGCGCCAGGAACAGGCCGATACCGGCGGCAATTGCCGAACGCAGCGGCAGCGGGATGCTGTTGACGATCCATTCGCGAATACGAAAGATCGACAGCAGGAAGAACAGCACCGCTGAGATGAACACCGCACCCAGCGCCACTTGCCAGGTGTGGCCCATGTGCAGCACCACGGTGTAGGTGAAGAAGGCGTTCAGGCCCATGCCCGGCGCCAGGGCGATCGGGTAGTTGGCGATCAGGCCCATGATCGTCGAGCCAATGGCCGCGGCCAGGCAGGTAGCGACGAAGACCGCGCCCTTGTCCATGCCGGTCTCGCCGAGAATGCTCGGGTTGACGAACAGGATGTAGGCCATGGCCAGGAACGTGGTGATGCCCGCAAGTATCTCGGTGCGCACGTTGGTGTTGTGTGCCTTGAGTTGAAACAGCCTTTCCAGCATGCCTGCTCCCCGTGGCGCGCCCCGGCGCCGTGAATGTATCGACCCAAATAGCAAAGCACAGACTCGCGCAGGAGCCCGGCTTTATTACAGGTCGGAAAAAAGCCGCGCATCATAACAGCATGGCTGGCCGGGGGTGAATCGCGCTTTTTCGCGGATAAATCCGCTTCTACGCAAGCTGCAACCTGTGGGAACGGATTCATCCGCGAAAGCGCCACCCCAAAACCACGCCCGTCACTCCACCTGAACGATCGCCGGCCCCCGCAAGTCGTACCGGTTAATGACGCCGCTCGGCAGAAGCAGCGCGTAATCAACCTGACGACCGTGAGGTGCCACATGCCCGGCCACGCCCCGATTCCCGTCCGCCTGACCTTGAATGGCCAGGCCCGCGACCTGCACATATTGCCCTGGACCACCCTGCTCGACCTGTTGCGCGAGCAATTGGACCTGGTAGGCAGCAAAAAAGGCTGCGACCACGGCCAGTGTGGCGCCTGCACCGTGTTGCTCAACGGCAAGCGGGTGAACGCCTGCCTGACCCTGGCAGTGATGTGCGACGGCGCCGAGTTGACCACCATTGAAGGGTTGGCCACCGGCGAGCAACTGCACCCGATCCAGGCTGCCTTCATCAAGCACGATGCCTTCCAGTGCGGTTACTGCACCCCGGGGCAAATCTGCTCGGCGGTCGGTTTGTTGCAGGAAGGACGGGCGCACAACCCCGAGCAGGTGCGCGAACTGATGAGTGGCAACCTGTGCCGCTGCGGCGCCTACAGCAATATCCTCGCGGCCATCGAAGATGTGCGGGAGGGCTCGCCGTCATGAACCCTTTTGCCTACCGCAAGCCCAGTGCCGTCAGTGAAGCCATTGGCCTGACGGGCCCCCATAGCCGCTTCATCGCAGGCGGCACCAACTTGCTCGACCTGATGAAAGAAAATATCGAGCGGCCGGACCAGGTGATCGACATCACCGGCCTGCCGTTGCGCGATGTGCGGGAAACGGCCGAGGGTGGCCTGCTGATCGGCGCCTTGGTGAGCAATGCCGACCTGGCCTGGCACCCGCTGGTCGAGGCCCGTTATCCGTTGCTCAGTCAGGCGATTTTGGCAGGCGCCTCGCCGCAGTTGCGCAACATGGCAACTACGGGCGGCAACCTGTTGCAACGCACCCGCTGCTATTACTTCTATGACGCCGGCGTGCCCTGTAACAAGCGTGAACCGGGCAGCGGCTGCCCGGCCAGGGACGGCCTCAACCGCATCCACGCGATCCTTGGGGCCAGCGACCAGTGCGTCGCCACTCACCCCTCGGACATGTGCGTGGCCCTGGCGGCGCTGGAGGCGGTGGTGCACGTTCAGGGCCGCGCGGGCTCACGCACTATCGAATTCGCCGACTTCCATCGGCTGCCGGAGCAGGCCCCGGAGCGGGACAATCAGTTGGCCGACGATGAGCTGATTACCGCGATCGAGTTGCCTGCCGCAGGTTTTGCCCAACATAGCCATTACCTGAAGATCCGTGACCGCGCTTCCTACGCCTTCGCTTTGGTTTCAGTGGCGGCGGCCCTGGCACTGGACGGTGACGTGATCCGCGAGGCCCGCCTGGCACTGGGCGGCGTGGCACACAAGCCCTGGCGTGACCGCGCGGTAGAGTCGGCGCTGGTCGGCCGAACGGTCAGCCACGAAACCTTCACGGCGGCCGCCGAAGCACTGCTCAAGCCTGCCGAACCCTTGGCCCACAACGCTTTCAAAATCAAACTGGCCCGGCGCGCGGTAATCCGCGCCCTGAGTGCCGCAGCCTTGGGAGGGCAGCCATCATGAGCGAATTGGGCAAACCCATGGACCGCGTCGACGGCCTGCTCAAGGTGACCGGCCAGGCGCGCTATGCCGGTGAGTTTCCCGAGGCCGACCTGCTGCACGGCAGCGTGGTATCGAGCACCATCGCCCGTGGCCGGGTGATCTCGATCGATGCTTCGGCGGCATTGGCCTTGCCTGGCGTGGTAGCGATCATCGATCATCAGAACCGTCCAGCCGTGGCCAGCTACGACAAACCCTACACTGACGCCGATGCGGCCGAAGGCTCGCCGTTCCGCCCGCTGTACAACGACCGGGTGCTGTACAGCGGCCAGCCGCTGGCGCTGGTGGTGGCCAGTAACCTGGAACTGGCCCGGCATGCAGGCTCGCTGGTGCGCATCGAATACGCCGAAGAGCCTCACGACACCGATTTGCTGGCCCACCTGGCGCAGGCCCATCGCGCACCGGCCGAAACGCCCAAGCCGCGTGGCAACTTCCAGGCCGAACTGGCAGGCGCGGCGCTGAGCATCGATGCCACCTACGTCACCGCCATCGAGCACCACAACCCCATGGAGCCCCACGCCAGCACGGTGCTGTACCAGGCCGACGGCAGCCTGGTGATCCACGACAAAACCCAGGGCCCGCAGAACTGCCAGGCCTACGTGCAAAAAGTTTTCGGCCTTGAAAAAGATCAAGTCCGTATCCTCGCAGCTTTCGTCGGCGGTGCCTTCGGCTCAGGTTTGCGACCCCAGTACCAACTGCCCTTGGCAGTGATGGCGGCCTTGCAGCTCAAACGCTCGGTGCGGGTCACTCTCACGCGTCAGCAGATGTTCACCTTCGGCTACCGCCCGCGCACCGTGCAGCGTTTGCGACTGGGCTGTGCAGCCAATGGCCGCCTGCTTGCGGTCGGCCATGAAGCCACTGGGCAGACCTCGCGCTTCGAAGACTTCACCGAGCACGTGGTGGAGTGGAGCGGCATGCTTTACCACTGCGATAACGTCGAACTGAAGTACAACCTGGTGCCGCTGGACGTGTACACGCCTCTGGACATGCGCGCACCCGGCGCCGCCTTGGGCCTGATCGGCCTTGAATGCGCCATGGACGAACTGGCCTGCGCGGTGGCCATCGACCCAGTGCAGTTGCGCCTGCTGAACTTTGCCGAGCGCAACCAGAATGAAGACAAGCCTTATTCCAGCAAGCAGTTGCGCGCCTGTTATGCCCAGGGCGCCGAGCGCTTCGGCTGGAACAAGCGCAACCCTGAGCCGCGCAGCCAGCGCCGTGGCCGCCAACTGGTGGGTTGGGGCATGGCCGGTGGGGTGTGGGAGGCGTTGCAGATGAAGGCCAGCGCCAAGGCGCGGCTCGATGCCGACGGTAAATTGGTGGTCAGCAGCGCAACCACCGATATCGGCACAGGCACTTACACCGTGATGACCCAGATCGCCGCCGATGCTTCAGGTGTGGCGGCGGAAAATATTCGATTTGTACTGGGCGATTCGTCATTGCCCACGGCGCCGCTGCAAGGCGGCTCGTTTACCGTGTCCTCAGTCGGGACTGCCGTGCAGCAGGCATGCGAAGCGTTGAAAGAACAGCTGTTGAACCTGGCCCGCCAGGTGGACCCGGACTTTGCCGACGTCACTCTGGAACGCGCTAGCTTCGAGCACGGCGAGCTGCGCTGCAATCAAGCCCGCCGCTCGTTTGCCGAACTGATCCAGGCCAGTGGCCGTGAGGCTCTGGAGGTCCAGGTCGACGCCCAGCCGGATAAAAAACGCGAGGCGTTCGCCACGGCCACCCACTCGGCGGTATTCGTGGAGGTGGAAGTGGACGAGGACCTGGGCAGCATCAAGGTCACCCGGGTGGTCAGCGCGATTGCCGCCGGGCGCGTGGTCAACCCCAAGATGGCCCGCAGCCAGATCCTCGGCGGGGTGGTGTGGGGCATCGGCATGGCCTTGCATGAAGAAACCCAGATCGACCACAACCTGGGCCGCTACATGAACCACAGCCTGGCTGAATACCACATCCCGGTGCAGGCCGACATTGGCGAGGTGGACGTGATCTTTGTCGAGGAGCAGGACGCCATCGTCAATGCGCTGGGTTCCAAGGGGGTAGGGGAGATCGGCATCGTCGGCGTGGCGGCGGCGGTGGCCAATGCGATCTATCACGCCACGGGCAAGCGGGTGCGAGAGTTTCCGATTACCTTGGATCGGGTTTTGTAGCACGGGCTGGCGCTCGTTTCCCGTGTAGGAGCGGATTCATCCGCGAAGGCCGTAACGCGGTGCAGCAGGTAAACCGCAGCGATCTTTTCGCGGATCAATCCGTTCCTACAGAGGGCCGGGCCTGGGCCTCACGCCAATTCTTTGGACACCATCCGATCGCGCTTGGCCAGCGAGGGGAACAACCTGATCCAGATCCCCGTCACCGCCAGCGTCCCCACGCCGCCCAATACCACCGCAGGCACGGTCCCCAGCCAGTGCGCCGTGACCCCTGATTCAAACTCGCCCAGCTGGTTTGATGCACCGATGAACAGGCCGTTCACCGCACTCACTCGCCCGCGCATCTCGTCCGGTGTTTCCAATTGAACGAAAGCCCCGCGGATCACCATGCTGATCATGTCGGCGGCGCCCAGCACCGCCAGCACCGCCAGCGAGAACCAGAACGAGGTCGACAGGCCAAAGCCGATGGTCGCAACGCCGAACACACCGACGCCCGTGAACATCACCCGGCCAACATTGCGTTCGATGGGAAAGCGCGACAGCCAGAATGACATCAACAGCGCGCCCACCGCCGGTGCCGAGCGCAGCATGCCCAGGCCCCAGGGACCGGTCAGCAGAATGTCGCGGGCAAATACCGGCAGCAGCGCCGTGGCTCCGCCCAGCAGCACAGCGAACAGGTCCAGGGAAATCGCCCCGAGGATGTCCGGCCGGCTGCGAATGAAATTGATCCCGGCCAGCAGCGATTGCAGCGTGGCCTTGCCTTTGTGCAGGGGTGTCTGGCGGGCGGGCAAGCTGAGCATCAACGATAACGCCAACACGTACAGCACTACGGTTGGGCCATACACCCAGATACTACCGAAGGCATACAGGAAGCCGCCCATGGCCGGCGCGACGATGGTTGCTGTCTGCATGGCCGATGCCGAGGCCGCTACTGCCCGAGGAAACAAGGCGGTGGGCACGATGTTCGGCAGCAACGCCTGGGTGGTTGGCATTTCGAAGGCGCGGGCGCTGCCCAGCAGGAAGGCCAAGACAAAAATCATCTCGCGGCTGACATTGTCGGTGCTGCTGCCAATCACCAGGGCCAACGCCACCAACGCTTGGCCCGTTTGGCAGATCGCCGCCACCTTGCGCCGGTCGTAGCGGTCGGCCACGTGCCCGGTGTGCAGCATGAACAGCACCCGTGGGGTGAATTCCACCAAGCCCACCAGGCCCAGGTCGAGCACGCTGCCGGTCAGTTGGTAAAGGTGCCAGCCAATGGCCACCGTGAGCATTTGAAAACCGCTGGCGGTGCACACCCGCGCCAACCAGAACGCCAGAAACGGGCGGTGATGACGTAACAACAACGGCGTAGCGGGACTGGACATGGGGCAGGGTGACCTCGCGGGCAAGATGCGCGAGATTATCATTACTTGTAACAGCAGGTTGCAAAAATACAGGTCGCAGGCGTTCGCTACACGGCTTGGGAGCAATCGACGAAGTTCACCACAGGGCCTACTTTAGAAGGGTGAGGCAACCTGTCGCGTGACAATAGACCACGCGGTTGTCTTGCTTGAATGGGTCTACTCTTTCAAGGGTAATTGATCCAGGTCAACACGTTTTGCGCAGGCCAAGTGTGCAGCGGTGTTCGCCGTACCCCCAGGGTCAGAAGTATTTAGAACAATCCCGACGCGCCGCACTCAACTACCGTGGGGGCCGTTGGCGTGGGGCTGCCGGTATTTTCGGCGCCCGCAGCCGAGTCATCTGATAGAGGAAGCCATATGTTCGGTTTAGAGGCACTAGATCTCGCCCGAATGCAGTTCGCGTTTACGGTCTCGTTCCATATCCTGTTTCCTGCCATCACCATCGGCCTGGCCAGTTTCCTGGCCGTGCTGGAAGGCATGTGGCTCAGGACCCGAGACGATACCTACCGTGACCTGTACCATTTCTGGTCGAAAATCTTTGCGGTCAACTTCGGCATGGGCGTGGTCTCGGGCCTGGTCATGGCCTACGAGTTCGGCACCAACTGGAGCCGTTTCTCGGACTTCGCCGGTGCGGTAACCGGGCCTCTGCTGACGTATGAAGTACTGACGGCGTTCTTCCTGGAAGCCGGCTTCCTGGGCGTGATGCTGTTCGGCTGGAACCGCGTGGGCCGTGGCTTGCACTTCTTCTCGACGGTGATGGTGGCGGTCGGCACGCTGATCTCGACCTTCTGGATCCTGGCCTCCAACAGTTGGATGCAGACCCCACAGGGCTACGAGATCGTCGACGGTCGCGTTATTCCGGTGGACTGGCTGGCGGTGATCTTCAACCCCTCGTTCCCGTTCCGCCTGGCCCACATGGCCATTGCCGCGTTCGTCGCGACCGCGTTCTTCGTCGGCGCATCGGCTGCCTGGCACCTGTTGCGTGGCCGCGACAACCCGGCCATCCGCCGGATGCTGTCCATGGCCATGTGGATGGCACTGATCGTCGCGCCTATCCAGGCAGTGGTCGGTGACGCCCACGGCTTGAACACCCTGGAGCACCAACCGGCAAAAATTGCTGCCATCGAAGGCCACTGGGAAAACGTCGGCGACGAGCCAACCTCATTGATCCTGTTCGGTTGGCCCGACATGAAGGCCGAGAAAACCAAGTACGCGGTCGAAATTCCGTATTTGGGCAGCCTTATCCTGACCCACAGCCTGGACCGTCAGATCCCGGCGCTCAAATCCTTTGCGCCGCAAGATCGGCCTAACTCCACCATCGTGTTCTGGTCGTTCCGCATCATGGCCGGCTTGGGCATGCTGATGATTTTCGTCGGCCTGTGGAGTGCCTGGTTGCGCTGGCGCGGCGGCTTGTACAGCAACCGCCTGTTCCTGCGGCTGGTGATGTGCATGGGCCCGGCAGGCCTGATCGCGATGCTGGCGGGCTGGTTCACCACCGAGATCGGCCGTCAGCCGTGGGTGGTGTATGGCTTGCTGCGCACCGCCGATGCCTCGTCCAACCACAGTGTCGGGCAAATGAGCCTGACCCTGGTGCTGTTCGTGGTGGTGTACTTCTCGCTGTTCGGTACCGGCTTTGGCTACATGATGCGCCTGGTGCGCAAAGGGCCGAAAACCCACGAAGGCGCTGAAGCGACCCACGGTGGCCCGGGCCAGAAACGTACGCCTGCACGTCCGCTTTCCGCTGCTGATGACAGCAACGAAGCCGGCAACGCCGACAGCCTGAACAAGGGGAATTGAATCATGGGTATTGATCTTCCACTGATCTGGGCCGTGATCATTATCTTCGGCATCATGATGTACGTGATCATGGACGGCTTCGACCTGGGGATCGGGATTCTCTTCCCGTTCATCAAGGGCGACAGCGACCGTGACGTGATGATGAACACCGTGGCACCGGTCTGGGACGGCAACGAAACCTGGCTGGTACTGGGCGGCGCCGCGTTGTTCGGCGCCTTCCCGCTGGCTTATTCGGTAGTGCTGGAGGCGTTGTACCTGCCGTTGATCTTCATGCTGTTCGGCTTGATCTTCCGCGGCGTGGCGTTCGAGTTCCGCTTCAAGGCCCGTGACCACAAGCGGCACATCTGGGACAAGGCCTTCATCGGCGGTTCGCTGGTGGCGACGTTCTTCCAGGGCGTGGCGCTGGGCGCGTTCATCGACGGCATCCCGGTGGTCAATCGTACCTACGCGGGCGGTGGCCTGGACTGGCTGACGCCATTCTCGCTGTTTTGCGGCGTGGCCCTGATCGTGGCCTACGCCTTGCTCGGCTGCACCTGGCTGATCATGAAAACCGAAGGCCCGCTGCAAGAGTCGATGCATAAATTGGCCAAGCCGCTGGCGCTGGTGCTGTTGCTGGTGACCG contains:
- the trmA gene encoding tRNA (uridine(54)-C5)-methyltransferase TrmA, encoding MSTVLDPADYSRQLDAKVARLRDLLAPFDAPEPAVFDSPREHYRLRAEFRLWRQDGQRHYAMFAPGEKHVPILIEDFPIASLRINELMPKLKSAWQGNAALSNKLFQVEFLTTLAGDAMVTLCYHRPLDEHWQAAAEQLASELSVSIIGRSKGKRVVIGRDFAVEKLDVAGRTFSYQQPEGAFTQPNGTVNQKMLNWAYEALGERQDDLLELYCGNGNFTLPLATRVRKVLATEISKTSVNAALNNLADNQVDNVTLVRLSAEELTEALNEVRPFRRLQGIDLKSYEFGSVFVDPPRAGMDPDTCELTRRFDNILYISCNPETLAANIAQLHDTHRIERCALFDQFPYTHHMESGVLLVRR
- a CDS encoding cytochrome ubiquinol oxidase subunit I; the protein is MFGLEALDLARMQFAFTVSFHILFPAITIGLASFLAVLEGMWLRTRDDTYRDLYHFWSKIFAVNFGMGVVSGLVMAYEFGTNWSRFSDFAGAVTGPLLTYEVLTAFFLEAGFLGVMLFGWNRVGRGLHFFSTVMVAVGTLISTFWILASNSWMQTPQGYEIVDGRVIPVDWLAVIFNPSFPFRLAHMAIAAFVATAFFVGASAAWHLLRGRDNPAIRRMLSMAMWMALIVAPIQAVVGDAHGLNTLEHQPAKIAAIEGHWENVGDEPTSLILFGWPDMKAEKTKYAVEIPYLGSLILTHSLDRQIPALKSFAPQDRPNSTIVFWSFRIMAGLGMLMIFVGLWSAWLRWRGGLYSNRLFLRLVMCMGPAGLIAMLAGWFTTEIGRQPWVVYGLLRTADASSNHSVGQMSLTLVLFVVVYFSLFGTGFGYMMRLVRKGPKTHEGAEATHGGPGQKRTPARPLSAADDSNEAGNADSLNKGN
- a CDS encoding FAD binding domain-containing protein; translation: MNPFAYRKPSAVSEAIGLTGPHSRFIAGGTNLLDLMKENIERPDQVIDITGLPLRDVRETAEGGLLIGALVSNADLAWHPLVEARYPLLSQAILAGASPQLRNMATTGGNLLQRTRCYYFYDAGVPCNKREPGSGCPARDGLNRIHAILGASDQCVATHPSDMCVALAALEAVVHVQGRAGSRTIEFADFHRLPEQAPERDNQLADDELITAIELPAAGFAQHSHYLKIRDRASYAFALVSVAAALALDGDVIREARLALGGVAHKPWRDRAVESALVGRTVSHETFTAAAEALLKPAEPLAHNAFKIKLARRAVIRALSAAALGGQPS
- a CDS encoding xanthine dehydrogenase family protein molybdopterin-binding subunit, which translates into the protein MSELGKPMDRVDGLLKVTGQARYAGEFPEADLLHGSVVSSTIARGRVISIDASAALALPGVVAIIDHQNRPAVASYDKPYTDADAAEGSPFRPLYNDRVLYSGQPLALVVASNLELARHAGSLVRIEYAEEPHDTDLLAHLAQAHRAPAETPKPRGNFQAELAGAALSIDATYVTAIEHHNPMEPHASTVLYQADGSLVIHDKTQGPQNCQAYVQKVFGLEKDQVRILAAFVGGAFGSGLRPQYQLPLAVMAALQLKRSVRVTLTRQQMFTFGYRPRTVQRLRLGCAANGRLLAVGHEATGQTSRFEDFTEHVVEWSGMLYHCDNVELKYNLVPLDVYTPLDMRAPGAALGLIGLECAMDELACAVAIDPVQLRLLNFAERNQNEDKPYSSKQLRACYAQGAERFGWNKRNPEPRSQRRGRQLVGWGMAGGVWEALQMKASAKARLDADGKLVVSSATTDIGTGTYTVMTQIAADASGVAAENIRFVLGDSSLPTAPLQGGSFTVSSVGTAVQQACEALKEQLLNLARQVDPDFADVTLERASFEHGELRCNQARRSFAELIQASGREALEVQVDAQPDKKREAFATATHSAVFVEVEVDEDLGSIKVTRVVSAIAAGRVVNPKMARSQILGGVVWGIGMALHEETQIDHNLGRYMNHSLAEYHIPVQADIGEVDVIFVEEQDAIVNALGSKGVGEIGIVGVAAAVANAIYHATGKRVREFPITLDRVL
- a CDS encoding (2Fe-2S)-binding protein, yielding MPGHAPIPVRLTLNGQARDLHILPWTTLLDLLREQLDLVGSKKGCDHGQCGACTVLLNGKRVNACLTLAVMCDGAELTTIEGLATGEQLHPIQAAFIKHDAFQCGYCTPGQICSAVGLLQEGRAHNPEQVRELMSGNLCRCGAYSNILAAIEDVREGSPS
- the cydB gene encoding cytochrome d ubiquinol oxidase subunit II, which codes for MGIDLPLIWAVIIIFGIMMYVIMDGFDLGIGILFPFIKGDSDRDVMMNTVAPVWDGNETWLVLGGAALFGAFPLAYSVVLEALYLPLIFMLFGLIFRGVAFEFRFKARDHKRHIWDKAFIGGSLVATFFQGVALGAFIDGIPVVNRTYAGGGLDWLTPFSLFCGVALIVAYALLGCTWLIMKTEGPLQESMHKLAKPLALVLLLVTGIVSVWTPITHGEIAERWFSMPNLLWFMPVPLLVLVSLYGLLKAVARRAHYTPFLLTLVLVFLGYSGLGISLWPNIIPPSISIWDAASPPQSQGFILVGTLFIIPFILGYTFWSYYVFRGKVTHEDGYH
- a CDS encoding NCS2 family permease: MLERLFQLKAHNTNVRTEILAGITTFLAMAYILFVNPSILGETGMDKGAVFVATCLAAAIGSTIMGLIANYPIALAPGMGLNAFFTYTVVLHMGHTWQVALGAVFISAVLFFLLSIFRIREWIVNSIPLPLRSAIAAGIGLFLALIALHNAGIVVGNPATLVGLGDLKQPAPILAAVGFAVIVALEALKVRGAVLIGILAVTIISILAGFSPFGGVMSMPPSLAPTFLQLDIKGALDIGLVSVIFAFLFVDLFDNSGTLIGVAKRAGLMGKDGHMPKMGRALIADSTAAMAGSLLGTSTTTSYIESAAGVSAGGRTGLTAVVVAILFLLALFFAPLAGSVPAFATAPALLFVAVLMMSGLAEINWDDITEAAPVVITALAMPFTYSIANGIAFGFISWTMIKLLSGRLRDLNPALIILSILFVIKLGWFNA
- a CDS encoding MFS transporter; translated protein: MSSPATPLLLRHHRPFLAFWLARVCTASGFQMLTVAIGWHLYQLTGSVLDLGLVGLVEFTPRVLFMLHTGHVADRYDRRKVAAICQTGQALVALALVIGSSTDNVSREMIFVLAFLLGSARAFEMPTTQALLPNIVPTALFPRAVAASASAMQTATIVAPAMGGFLYAFGSIWVYGPTVVLYVLALSLMLSLPARQTPLHKGKATLQSLLAGINFIRSRPDILGAISLDLFAVLLGGATALLPVFARDILLTGPWGLGMLRSAPAVGALLMSFWLSRFPIERNVGRVMFTGVGVFGVATIGFGLSTSFWFSLAVLAVLGAADMISMVIRGAFVQLETPDEMRGRVSAVNGLFIGASNQLGEFESGVTAHWLGTVPAVVLGGVGTLAVTGIWIRLFPSLAKRDRMVSKELA